One genomic window of bacterium includes the following:
- a CDS encoding TIR domain-containing protein has protein sequence MTTIDVFVSHASEDSSTAIQLASHLESSGYRTWYYERDAVAGVSPLLQIRWAIINCHVVVVVVSPSTVRSHYVVREVVRAMELGKDFIPFLVGLTRNDLDQRQELVYEALVLATAIEVEPSNAASAFPKVLGGLALLNILPATGGSTRPVGQPHAITPIGPPSNQAPVETGPKHTKAQPPRHTSVKGDGSSRAATRNRHESISDLRARERSCRENGNIHELKHVLIDLARALRERGDAERALPHLEEAERHSRDTEDGASLSASLSEQASAYVDLDVVPAAMSKLKEHQRVCLELGIDSALQWNLGMQGLLFHDHGDLYRAWEYYARQERICRVMGDHRGLTVSLVSRAVLLAESANRLEDAVRLAQEARTEVAQHRLSDVADWVEEVLASVATVQTSERMSPMCRPPIVDDAPVD, from the coding sequence ATGACTACCATCGACGTCTTTGTCAGTCATGCTAGCGAAGATTCCAGTACTGCCATACAGCTAGCTTCGCACCTTGAGAGCAGCGGCTATCGCACATGGTACTATGAGCGGGACGCGGTCGCCGGAGTATCCCCACTGCTGCAGATCAGATGGGCAATCATCAACTGTCACGTGGTCGTGGTAGTCGTTTCGCCGAGCACGGTTCGCTCCCACTACGTTGTAAGAGAAGTCGTCCGGGCTATGGAGTTGGGCAAGGATTTCATCCCGTTCCTTGTTGGTTTGACTCGTAACGATTTGGATCAGCGGCAGGAACTGGTATATGAGGCCTTGGTACTGGCAACAGCAATCGAAGTTGAGCCCTCGAACGCCGCATCTGCCTTCCCGAAGGTGCTTGGCGGCCTAGCGCTGCTCAACATCCTGCCGGCTACTGGCGGCAGCACACGTCCAGTTGGCCAACCACACGCAATCACGCCGATCGGTCCTCCCTCGAACCAAGCACCCGTAGAAACTGGTCCGAAACACACCAAGGCCCAACCTCCACGGCATACCAGCGTCAAAGGGGACGGGTCTTCGAGGGCGGCCACGAGGAACCGACACGAGAGCATCTCGGACCTCCGTGCACGCGAAAGGTCATGCCGAGAGAACGGCAACATCCATGAACTGAAGCACGTGCTCATCGATCTGGCGCGAGCGCTCCGAGAGAGAGGCGATGCAGAGCGCGCATTGCCTCACCTAGAAGAAGCCGAGCGTCACTCTCGAGACACGGAGGATGGGGCCAGTCTGTCGGCATCTCTGAGTGAGCAGGCCTCAGCCTATGTCGACCTCGACGTCGTACCCGCAGCGATGTCGAAACTGAAGGAGCACCAAAGGGTATGCTTGGAACTTGGAATCGACAGTGCGCTGCAGTGGAACCTCGGCATGCAGGGTCTCCTCTTCCATGACCACGGTGATTTGTACCGAGCCTGGGAGTACTACGCTCGGCAGGAACGAATCTGCCGCGTCATGGGCGACCACCGCGGATTGACAGTGTCCCTAGTGAGCCGGGCGGTCTTGCTTGCTGAGTCTGCCAATCGACTTGAGGACGCGGTCCGTCTTGCTCAAGAGGCCAGAACCGAGGTCGCTCAGCACAGACTCAGCGACGTTGCGGATTGGGTTGAGGAGGTTCTAGCATCAGTCGCTACCGTCCAAACAAGCGAACGCATGAGTCCCATGTGCCGACCGCCTATTGTCGACGATGCTCCCGTAGACTGA